One window from the genome of Desulfuromonadales bacterium encodes:
- a CDS encoding MFS transporter — TAWGIGAFVLVKVSQALNAKFDSFTVSFASAGVLLLVGAMLSLSLRQPKVAVAKEATAPAAYEEEDLVLQKVD, encoded by the coding sequence ACCGCCTGGGGGATCGGCGCCTTCGTCCTGGTCAAGGTATCCCAGGCACTCAACGCCAAGTTCGACAGCTTCACCGTCTCCTTCGCTTCGGCCGGCGTGCTGCTGCTGGTCGGCGCCATGCTCAGCCTTTCCCTGCGTCAGCCCAAGGTTGCCGTGGCCAAGGAAGCCACTGCACCGGCGGCCTACGAGGAAGAGGACCTGGTGCTGCAGAAAGTCGACTGA
- the bioA gene encoding adenosylmethionine--8-amino-7-oxononanoate transaminase: MDKAEIIRLDRAHVWHPCTQQKDHETLPPIPIARGEGVYLVDVDGNRYIDGVSSWWVNLFGHNHSRLNRALTDQAGRIAHHIFAGFTHEPAVELARRLCRLAPPGLTKVFFADNGSAAVEVALKMSFQFWQQSGKPQKSRFVSITDAYHGETLGALSVGGCDLYREIYRPILLEGFQVQGPDCFRCPYGLHRDHCKAECFEHLERQVTAAHEQIAAVIVEPLIQGAAGMRIYPPVYLKKLRALCDTCCVHYIADEIAVGFGRTGCMFANEHAGVSPDLLCLSKGITGGYLPLSVTLTTDAIYDAFYDDYAAQKAFLHSHSYTGNPLACALAVEVLKIFEEENVLTGLKPKMALLQQQASRFESLQHVGEFRHCGMVAAIEMVQERETRSAYPWQQRRGLEVYRQALARGALLRPLGNVIYFMPPLTISEGELQTLLDIAYESIVAVTTVR, encoded by the coding sequence ATGGATAAAGCAGAAATTATACGGCTTGACCGTGCCCACGTCTGGCACCCCTGCACGCAGCAGAAGGACCATGAAACCCTTCCGCCCATTCCGATCGCCCGCGGCGAAGGTGTTTATCTGGTCGACGTGGACGGTAACCGGTATATCGACGGCGTCTCCTCCTGGTGGGTCAATCTCTTCGGCCACAATCATTCGCGTCTCAACCGGGCGCTGACCGACCAGGCCGGGCGCATCGCCCATCATATTTTCGCCGGTTTCACCCATGAACCCGCGGTCGAACTGGCGCGCCGCCTCTGCCGTCTGGCCCCGCCGGGACTGACCAAGGTTTTTTTTGCCGACAACGGTTCGGCCGCGGTGGAAGTCGCCCTGAAGATGAGCTTCCAGTTCTGGCAGCAGTCGGGCAAACCGCAAAAGAGCCGCTTCGTCTCGATCACCGACGCCTACCATGGGGAAACTCTCGGCGCCCTTTCGGTCGGCGGCTGTGACCTTTATCGTGAAATCTATCGGCCAATCCTGCTCGAAGGGTTCCAGGTTCAGGGTCCCGACTGTTTCCGTTGCCCTTACGGCCTGCACCGTGACCATTGCAAGGCCGAATGCTTCGAACATCTCGAACGCCAGGTGACTGCGGCACATGAGCAGATCGCGGCAGTCATCGTCGAGCCGCTGATCCAGGGGGCCGCCGGCATGCGCATTTACCCCCCCGTCTACCTGAAGAAACTGCGGGCACTCTGCGACACCTGCTGCGTCCACTACATCGCTGACGAAATCGCCGTCGGCTTCGGCCGCACCGGGTGCATGTTCGCCAACGAACATGCCGGCGTCAGTCCTGACCTTCTCTGCCTTTCAAAAGGGATCACCGGCGGCTACCTCCCGCTCTCCGTGACCCTGACCACCGACGCTATTTACGATGCTTTTTACGACGATTATGCTGCGCAAAAGGCATTTCTCCATTCCCACTCCTATACCGGCAACCCGCTCGCCTGTGCCCTGGCGGTGGAGGTGTTGAAAATTTTTGAAGAAGAGAATGTCCTCACCGGGCTGAAACCGAAAATGGCTCTTCTGCAGCAACAGGCTTCGCGGTTCGAATCCCTGCAGCACGTCGGAGAGTTTCGCCACTGCGGCATGGTGGCGGCCATAGAGATGGTTCAGGAGAGGGAGACCAGAAGCGCCTACCCCTGGCAGCAGCGACGGGGTCTGGAGGTTTATCGTCAGGCCCTCGCCCGGGGCGCCCTGCTCCGCCCGCTGGGAAATGTCATCTATTTCATGCCCCCATTGACCATTTCCGAGGGCGAGCTGCAGACGCTGCTCGATATCGCTTATGAATCGATAGTGGCGGTCACGACAGTCCGCTGA
- the bioD gene encoding dethiobiotin synthase — protein MPRGIFVTGTDTGVGKTLVAAALARHLRSGGLDVGVMKPVETGVTDPGRPGPDAALLQWAADCSEDPELIAPYRLRAPLAPALAAKEEAITVDLAHLVETARSLSERHDYTFIEGAGGLMVPLAGGLLVADLVLQLGLPLLVVCRPGLGTINHTLLTVHAARTMGIPLAGFIINGMPQQPDAAEALAPHSLASLASADLLGVLPRVEGSEREKVEALAEAVAGLPTLPWLHAALGI, from the coding sequence GTGCCTCGCGGAATATTCGTCACCGGCACCGACACCGGAGTCGGCAAGACCCTGGTGGCCGCGGCCCTGGCCCGGCACCTGCGAAGCGGCGGCCTGGACGTCGGGGTAATGAAGCCGGTCGAAACCGGCGTCACCGACCCCGGCCGACCTGGACCAGACGCCGCCCTCCTGCAATGGGCCGCCGACTGCTCGGAGGATCCTGAACTGATCGCTCCTTATCGTCTGCGGGCACCGCTGGCGCCTGCTCTGGCGGCAAAAGAAGAAGCAATCACCGTCGATCTGGCGCACCTCGTCGAAACGGCCAGGTCGCTGAGCGAAAGGCACGATTATACGTTTATCGAGGGCGCCGGTGGCCTGATGGTCCCCCTGGCCGGCGGGCTGCTGGTTGCCGATCTGGTTCTGCAACTCGGCCTCCCCCTGCTGGTGGTTTGCCGACCCGGCCTGGGTACCATCAACCATACCCTGCTCACCGTCCATGCTGCCCGTACCATGGGCATTCCCCTGGCCGGTTTCATCATCAATGGCATGCCGCAGCAACCCGATGCCGCCGAAGCCCTGGCACCCCACAGCCTGGCTTCGCTGGCCTCCGCCGACCTGCTCGGGGTACTGCCCCGGGTGGAAGGAAGCGAGCGGGAGAAAGTCGAAGCCCTGGCCGAGGCTGTCGCCGGTCTTCCCACCCTCCCCTGGCTGCATGCGGCGCTCGGCATCTAA
- the bioB gene encoding biotin synthase BioB, with protein sequence MEQMVSELTRRVLAGGSPSFEEAMAILGASGADLTLLLAGAHRIRERAFGNRIELCSIINAKSGRCSENCAFCAQSAHHRTSAPTYPLKTRDEIVQGARQAQADGSHCYGIVTSGTRVREGEEFERILTAIREIRATTAIEPSASLGLLDEQTSRALSEAGCVTYHHNLETARSFFPNICTTHDYEEDVRTVRLAKAAGMKVCCGGIFGLGESLAQRVELAFTLRELEVDSVPLNFLNPIAGTPLEGQKDLTPLDCLRIIALFRFLLPERRISVCGGREPNLRDFQSWIFMAGASGTMVGNYLTTSGRDREADLQMFRDAEVEVRAC encoded by the coding sequence ATGGAACAGATGGTGAGTGAATTGACCCGGCGGGTTCTGGCCGGCGGCAGCCCCAGTTTCGAGGAGGCGATGGCCATTCTCGGCGCCAGTGGGGCGGATTTGACTCTTCTCCTCGCGGGCGCTCACCGGATACGGGAGCGGGCTTTTGGTAACCGCATCGAGCTCTGCTCGATCATCAACGCGAAGTCGGGGCGCTGTTCTGAGAATTGCGCGTTTTGTGCCCAGTCCGCGCATCACAGAACTTCCGCGCCCACCTATCCGCTCAAGACCAGGGATGAAATCGTTCAGGGAGCGCGCCAGGCACAGGCGGACGGGTCGCATTGCTACGGCATCGTCACCAGCGGCACTCGCGTGCGCGAAGGCGAAGAATTCGAAAGAATTCTCACGGCCATTCGCGAGATCCGTGCCACCACCGCCATCGAGCCCTCCGCTTCTCTGGGTCTCCTCGACGAGCAGACTTCCCGGGCACTGAGCGAGGCGGGATGCGTCACTTATCACCACAATCTGGAGACCGCCCGTTCTTTTTTCCCCAATATCTGCACCACCCACGACTACGAAGAAGATGTACGAACGGTGCGCCTGGCCAAGGCTGCGGGGATGAAGGTCTGCTGCGGCGGCATCTTCGGTCTGGGCGAGTCGCTGGCGCAGAGGGTCGAACTTGCCTTTACCCTTCGTGAACTTGAGGTCGACTCGGTCCCGCTCAATTTCCTCAACCCGATTGCGGGCACGCCCCTCGAGGGTCAAAAAGATCTGACGCCCCTGGATTGCCTGCGGATCATCGCCCTTTTCCGCTTCCTGCTGCCCGAGCGGCGCATCAGCGTCTGCGGTGGCCGGGAGCCGAATCTGCGCGACTTCCAGTCATGGATCTTCATGGCCGGCGCCAGCGGCACCATGGTAGGGAACTACCTGACCACCTCCGGTCGTGACCGGGAAGCCGACCTGCAGATGTTCCGCGATGCCGAGGTAGAAGTCCGTGCCTGTTGA